A region of Allocoleopsis franciscana PCC 7113 DNA encodes the following proteins:
- a CDS encoding ABC transporter ATP-binding protein, which translates to MSSSPPLWRLIHYGHNYRTQIWQAIACSILNKIFDLAPPVLIGAAVDVVVKQQDSLIAQWGVKDIFGQLLILSFLSFIIWGLESIFEYAYARLWRNLAQAIQHDLRLDAYGHLQSLELAYFEDRSTGRLMSILSDDINQLERFLDVGANDIIQVITTAIVIGGAFYILAPNVAWMTIVPIPFILWGSIAFQRRLAPRYADVREKVSLINGQLANNLTGITTIKSFTAEEYELGRIEAQSDAYRVSNKRAIALSAAFIPLIRMLILLGFTGILLYGGMDVVAGSLEVGTYSVLVFLTQRLLWPLTRLGETLDQYQRAMASTTRVMNLLDTPIEIHSGDTPLQVEQVRGEVLLKEVTFAYHDRAPVIHNLSLHIGAGKTIAIVGSTGSGKSTLVKLLLRLYEVQRGTITLDGIDLRQLRLKDLRRAIGLVSQDVFLFHGTVWENIAYGTFDATHAEVMAAAEIAEAHEFISQLPQGYDTIVGERGQKLSGGQQQRIAIARAILKNPPILILDEATSAVDNETEAAIQRSLEKITKNRTTIAIAHRLSTVRNADCIYVMEHGKLVEQGRHEQLLEQQGIYSSLWRVQSGIK; encoded by the coding sequence GTGTCCTCCTCTCCTCCCCTATGGCGTCTAATTCATTACGGACACAACTACCGGACTCAAATCTGGCAGGCAATTGCGTGTTCAATTCTGAATAAAATCTTTGACTTAGCACCCCCTGTCTTAATTGGTGCGGCAGTGGATGTGGTGGTGAAGCAACAGGATTCTCTGATTGCTCAATGGGGGGTAAAAGATATTTTTGGGCAACTCCTGATCTTGAGTTTCCTGAGCTTCATCATTTGGGGATTGGAATCCATTTTTGAATATGCTTATGCTCGACTGTGGCGTAATCTCGCCCAGGCTATACAGCATGACTTGCGCTTAGATGCTTATGGGCATTTACAATCCCTGGAACTCGCTTATTTTGAGGACAGAAGTACTGGCAGGTTGATGTCAATCTTGAGTGATGACATCAATCAATTAGAGCGGTTTCTGGATGTGGGAGCCAATGATATTATCCAGGTCATCACAACAGCCATTGTGATTGGTGGAGCTTTCTATATCCTGGCTCCCAATGTGGCTTGGATGACGATTGTGCCAATACCTTTTATCCTTTGGGGTTCGATCGCCTTTCAGCGTCGGCTGGCTCCTCGTTACGCAGATGTCAGAGAAAAGGTGAGTCTGATTAATGGGCAATTAGCCAATAATTTAACCGGCATCACCACGATTAAAAGCTTTACCGCCGAAGAGTATGAATTAGGACGAATTGAAGCCCAAAGTGACGCTTATCGTGTCAGTAACAAGCGGGCGATCGCACTTTCTGCCGCCTTTATTCCCCTGATTCGGATGCTCATCTTGTTGGGCTTTACAGGGATTCTGCTCTACGGCGGCATGGATGTTGTGGCCGGTTCTCTGGAGGTGGGAACTTATAGTGTGTTGGTCTTCCTCACTCAGCGGTTGCTTTGGCCGTTGACCCGATTAGGCGAAACCCTCGATCAATATCAACGGGCGATGGCGTCCACCACCCGTGTGATGAATCTCCTGGATACTCCCATCGAAATCCATTCTGGGGACACGCCCTTGCAGGTAGAGCAGGTGCGGGGTGAGGTGTTGCTCAAAGAGGTAACCTTTGCTTACCATGACCGTGCGCCAGTGATTCACAATTTGTCCCTCCACATCGGAGCCGGTAAAACCATCGCCATTGTGGGTTCAACGGGTTCTGGTAAAAGCACTTTGGTTAAGTTATTATTGAGGCTATATGAAGTACAAAGGGGCACTATAACCCTTGACGGCATCGACCTACGACAGCTACGGCTGAAAGATTTGCGTCGGGCAATTGGCTTAGTGAGCCAAGATGTGTTTTTATTTCATGGTACGGTTTGGGAGAATATCGCCTATGGCACCTTCGATGCGACTCACGCCGAAGTAATGGCAGCCGCAGAGATTGCCGAAGCCCATGAATTTATCAGCCAACTGCCCCAAGGGTATGACACGATTGTTGGGGAACGGGGACAGAAACTGTCGGGAGGGCAACAGCAGCGGATTGCGATCGCCCGTGCCATATTGAAGAATCCCCCCATTCTGATCTTGGATGAAGCCACATCGGCGGTGGATAATGAGACAGAAGCCGCGATTCAACGCTCCTTAGAGAAGATTACGAAAAATCGGACAACCATTGCGATCGCCCATCGCCTCTCCACCGTCCGCAATGCCGATTGCATCTACGTCATGGAACACGGCAAATTAGTCGAACAAGG